Genomic DNA from Prunus persica cultivar Lovell chromosome G1, Prunus_persica_NCBIv2, whole genome shotgun sequence:
GTTGGTTCTTTATGCCCTTCAGCTACTACTGTACAGTATGCAGTGTTCCTCACTGGACTATATCTGATTGCATTAGGGACCGGCGGGATCAAACCTTGTATATGGCCTTTTGGGGCGGACCAGTTTGATGATACCGATCCCAAGGAAAGGGTGAAGAAGGGATCCTATTTCAACTGGTTTTACTTTTCTCAAAACATTGGTGCTATTATAGCAAGCAGTTTACTGGTGTGGATTCAGGACAATGTTGGTTGGGGAATTGGATTTGGAATTCCTACAGCGCTTATGGGTGTTTGTATTGCAAGTTTATTGATAGGCACACCTCTATATCGATTTCAGAAACCAGGCGGAAGCCCTCTAACAAGAATATGCCAGGTTTTGGTTGCATCATTCCGCAAAAGGAATCTGAAGGTGCTTGTGGACAACAGTCCCCTTCATGAAACACAAGACAGAAGCTCTGCCATTGAAGGGAGTCGTAAACTTGAGCACAGCAATGAACTAAGGTagtcttcttctcttcattgTCCAGGTTTTGGTTGCAATATTCTGCTGCACATTTCACATAGCATTGCTTTGTGGAATTAATACATTACTTCTAATGTACCATGTCTTTGCTGCAGGTGCCTTGATAAAGCTGCCGTGATATCAGATGCTGACATTGAACATGGGGACTTGTGTAATCCATGGAGGCTTTGTACCATTACACAGGTGGAGGAACTGAAGATTTTGATCCGCATGTTTCCAATATGGGCAACAGGAATTGTGTTTTCTGCTGTGTTTGCCCAAATGTCCACACTATTTGTGGTACAAGGGAAGCTGATGAAAAGAACTCTGGGTTCTGTCACCATTCCTGCAGCgtctctctcattttttgaTTTCGTAAGTGTTATTATCTGGGTCCCCATCTACGATAGCATAATCATCCCAATCGTTAAAAAGTTTACAAGCAAGGAGCGGGGCTTCTCGCAGTTGCAACGGATGGGAATCGGGTTGTTTGTATCGATTCTATGTATGGCAGCTGCTGCATTGGTAGAGATTAAGCGATTGCAGCTTGTCGCGGAGCTTGGATTGGAAGACGAAAAGGTTGCTGTACCACTTAGTATACTTTGGCAAATTCCCCAGTACTTCTTGTTGGGCGCTGCAGAAGTTTTTACGTTCATTGGACAGCATGAGTTCTACTATGAGCAAGCTCCAGATGCCATGAGGAGTTTGTGCAGTGCATTGTCTCTTCTCACAAATTCATTGGGGAATTACCTCAGCTCTCTCATTCTGACAATTGTAACTTACATCACAACAAAGGGTGGGAAGGCTGGATGGATTCCAGATAACTTGAATGAGGGCCATCTTGATTATTTCTACTGGCTTTTAGCTGG
This window encodes:
- the LOC18788798 gene encoding protein NRT1/ PTR FAMILY 8.3, whose translation is MGSEDDERALLEANILQNEGSGLYAGDGSVDSKGKPALKNDTGQWKACSFILGTFFCERLAFYGISTNLVNYFIEKLHERTVVASTNITNWKGTCYITPLIGAILADTYWGRYWTIAGFTTVYLIGMCTLTLSASVSALKPAECVGSLCPSATTVQYAVFLTGLYLIALGTGGIKPCIWPFGADQFDDTDPKERVKKGSYFNWFYFSQNIGAIIASSLLVWIQDNVGWGIGFGIPTALMGVCIASLLIGTPLYRFQKPGGSPLTRICQVLVASFRKRNLKVLVDNSPLHETQDRSSAIEGSRKLEHSNELRCLDKAAVISDADIEHGDLCNPWRLCTITQVEELKILIRMFPIWATGIVFSAVFAQMSTLFVVQGKLMKRTLGSVTIPAASLSFFDFVSVIIWVPIYDSIIIPIVKKFTSKERGFSQLQRMGIGLFVSILCMAAAALVEIKRLQLVAELGLEDEKVAVPLSILWQIPQYFLLGAAEVFTFIGQHEFYYEQAPDAMRSLCSALSLLTNSLGNYLSSLILTIVTYITTKGGKAGWIPDNLNEGHLDYFYWLLAGLSFLNLVVYMVFSRNYEEKKAAAAA